The Candidatus Omnitrophota bacterium DNA window ATTGGTCCAGGAGCCGGTGGTCAAAGGCCCGCAGCCGAATCCTGATTTTTGTCTGAGACATTGCTAACCTTCCTTACTACTCGTAGATTTCGGCGACGACGCCGGCACCAACCGTACGGCCACCTTCTCGAATCGCGAAACGCAATTCCTTCTCCATCGCGATCGGC harbors:
- a CDS encoding elongation factor Tu, which codes for PIAMEKELRFAIREGGRTVGAGVVAEIYE